The candidate division WOR-3 bacterium genome has a window encoding:
- the selD gene encoding selenide, water dikinase SelD: MSAAQLAQALAILPRPKDKNLLVGVNTADDAGVYKISANSAVVYTVDILTPVVRSPYLYGKIVAANSISDIYAMGGDPKLALNIIGFPDNGDPETLGEILRGGHEKAQEAGVTILGGHTFVTKEIKYGLSVIGYIHPDKIITNAGAKPGDVIVLTKPIGSGLLIQAVLVGEAEGIDFTPVVNAMTALNRDASLAMRKAGVNAATDITGFGLIGHLVEMAEASRVGIELDASRFPIHKGALEILGKGVEDPGITMNLTSFDSRVDRTAVDESIGKIIFSSETSGGLAIALPEKNLEVFRKHYTGPAPVIGRVTGENAGQVIVKDRF; encoded by the coding sequence ATGTCAGCTGCGCAGTTGGCGCAGGCGCTTGCAATCCTACCGCGGCCAAAGGATAAAAACCTCCTCGTGGGCGTAAATACTGCTGATGACGCGGGTGTTTATAAAATCAGTGCAAACTCGGCTGTTGTATATACGGTTGACATTCTTACTCCGGTGGTCAGGTCTCCTTATCTGTACGGCAAGATCGTCGCCGCCAATTCTATTTCTGATATCTATGCAATGGGAGGCGACCCGAAACTCGCTCTTAATATAATAGGTTTTCCCGACAACGGAGATCCGGAGACCCTGGGTGAAATTCTAAGAGGCGGTCATGAAAAGGCTCAGGAGGCGGGTGTGACCATTCTCGGCGGACATACCTTTGTCACCAAAGAGATAAAATACGGCCTTTCGGTTATCGGCTATATTCATCCGGATAAGATCATCACGAATGCCGGAGCAAAGCCCGGTGATGTTATTGTTTTGACAAAACCGATCGGCAGCGGGCTTCTTATCCAGGCCGTTCTGGTCGGTGAAGCCGAAGGAATCGACTTCACACCGGTGGTTAATGCAATGACGGCCCTGAACCGTGATGCTTCCCTTGCAATGAGAAAAGCCGGGGTCAATGCGGCGACCGATATCACGGGATTCGGACTTATCGGACATCTGGTTGAGATGGCTGAAGCAAGCAGGGTCGGCATTGAACTGGATGCCTCCCGGTTTCCTATCCACAAAGGCGCACTGGAAATTCTCGGTAAAGGCGTGGAAGATCCCGGGATCACCATGAACCTGACCTCATTCGATAGTCGCGTGGACAGAACCGCGGTTGATGAGTCCATTGGTAAGATAATATTCAGTTCCGAGACCTCAGGTGGTCTGGCGATCGCTCTTCCTGAGAAGAATTTAGAGGTTTTCAGAAAGCACTATACGGGTCCTGCTCCGGTGATTGGAAGGGTTACCGGAGAGAATGCGGGCCAGGTGATTGTCAAAGACCGGTTTTGA
- the lgt gene encoding prolipoprotein diacylglyceryl transferase, translated as MRPILIQIGEFGIPSYGVMLVISFLFAIFFVKKAAKKFNIPLVVIENLAFYVMLGVIVGGRVLYVIFHWAQYEHNVLEIFALWRGGMMFFGGFLGGLTAGIIYLKKEKISVLLVGDIIAPAIALGEFFTRIGCFLNGCCYGIPSHLPWAVEFPGNCAAGSQFPGTTIHPTQLYSSLFGLALFFFLWRKLYKKHVLGEIFSFYLIFAGGFRFGIDFIRYYENNANLWINQIISLATIILGFVILVKSYKKKS; from the coding sequence ATGAGACCAATCCTGATTCAGATTGGTGAATTCGGCATCCCCTCTTATGGAGTGATGCTGGTGATTTCTTTTCTCTTTGCCATATTTTTCGTCAAAAAAGCCGCAAAGAAATTCAATATCCCCTTGGTGGTGATCGAAAATCTTGCTTTCTATGTCATGCTCGGGGTCATTGTCGGCGGAAGAGTTCTTTATGTGATTTTCCATTGGGCTCAATACGAACATAACGTTCTGGAAATCTTCGCCCTCTGGAGGGGCGGAATGATGTTCTTCGGCGGTTTTCTCGGCGGCCTGACGGCAGGGATCATCTATTTAAAGAAAGAAAAAATATCCGTCTTGCTCGTCGGAGACATCATCGCTCCGGCGATCGCACTTGGTGAATTCTTCACCCGCATCGGCTGTTTTCTGAACGGCTGCTGTTACGGCATTCCCTCCCATCTACCGTGGGCAGTGGAATTTCCGGGCAACTGTGCGGCAGGCAGTCAGTTCCCCGGGACAACGATTCATCCCACTCAATTATATTCATCACTCTTCGGTCTGGCGCTCTTCTTCTTTCTCTGGAGAAAACTTTATAAAAAGCACGTCCTCGGTGAAATTTTTTCTTTCTATCTGATATTCGCCGGCGGCTTCCGCTTCGGCATAGACTTTATCCGGTACTACGAAAACAACGCAAATCTCTGGATTAATCAAATAATTTCCCTGGCGACGATAATCCTGGGATTTGTGATTTTGGTGAAATCGTATAAGAAAAAAAGTTGA
- a CDS encoding ferredoxin:thioredoxin reductase yields the protein MDRKENLYEKNLTRLKKIAEKKGYVFNSNEDWVKQVIRLMTNNFEEYGKYFCPCKQHHPVDPEVDVVCPCPTLDKEVAEEGFCHCRLFYRKGFEKKQMDILKTITCPG from the coding sequence ATGGATAGAAAAGAAAATCTCTATGAAAAAAACCTTACCCGTTTAAAGAAGATCGCCGAGAAAAAGGGTTATGTCTTCAACTCCAATGAGGACTGGGTGAAACAGGTAATCAGGTTGATGACGAATAACTTTGAAGAGTATGGAAAATATTTTTGTCCCTGTAAACAGCACCATCCCGTGGACCCAGAGGTTGATGTCGTCTGTCCCTGTCCGACCCTTGATAAGGAGGTTGCGGAAGAAGGTTTTTGTCACTGCCGGCTGTTTTATCGTAAAGGTTTTGAGAAGAAACAGATGGATATTCTCAAGACCATTACCTGTCCTGGCTGA
- the fusA gene encoding elongation factor G, translating into MAVKSVRNIGFFGHAGCGKTTIADAFLFCTGANNRFGKVAEKTSVFDYDPEEIERVCSLNLGLATFEYKDILINIVDTPGYSDFIGEAVSGIEAIDNAVMVIDAASGIEVGTERLLQKIEEKNLPLIFFINKLKKENADFYKVFSELKTITKRSIVPLTIPVGEAQGFKAVIDVLKKKAFGAQGKEEAMPAEMEKKVSEYAEKMTEAAADFDETLMNKYVEGQEIEFKECLDAVKQGIVQGKIALCFAGDALELIGIHNLIEAVTTFMPAPTDLPELDVDGTKIKRSEDSPFLGYVFKTTVEPHLGEMCLIKVLSGKLKSGDVVKNTTKSSDEKINQIFLIKGKERKETNQLSCGMIGGLVKLKDSHTSDTLASSKLNVVLPKIEFPLPSISMAIVPKAKGDEEKISNGLTRLHDEDPTFSFAFDPEIKQLIISGIGELHLDIILSRLKRKYGVSVDLTKPKIKYRETFTKKSEAQGKYKKQTGGHGQYGDCWLRIEPLERGAGFEFVNAIVGGKIPSRYIPSVEKGVKEALQQGFLAGYPITDVKVTVYEGSYHPVDSSDIAFKIAASMAIKANAEKGGVVLLEPISEVEIYVPETYMGDVMGDLNSRRGKIMGMEGEGKIQKIKALVPEAEMYKYSTSLRSLTQGRGYFNMKFHHYEEVPKEITKRIIEEAKKEEQ; encoded by the coding sequence ATGGCGGTAAAAAGTGTTAGAAATATAGGTTTTTTCGGACATGCAGGCTGCGGCAAGACGACGATCGCTGACGCATTTCTGTTCTGCACAGGAGCGAATAACAGATTCGGCAAAGTCGCCGAGAAAACATCGGTATTCGATTACGACCCGGAAGAGATCGAACGCGTATGCAGTCTGAATCTCGGTCTGGCGACCTTTGAATACAAAGACATTCTCATCAATATCGTGGATACCCCTGGTTATTCTGACTTTATCGGAGAAGCGGTCAGTGGAATTGAAGCCATCGACAATGCCGTCATGGTTATCGACGCAGCCAGCGGCATTGAAGTCGGCACGGAACGTCTTCTGCAAAAGATCGAGGAAAAAAATCTTCCCCTGATATTTTTCATCAACAAATTAAAAAAAGAGAATGCGGACTTTTATAAAGTGTTCTCTGAGCTTAAGACCATAACCAAACGAAGTATCGTTCCACTTACAATCCCGGTCGGAGAAGCCCAGGGATTCAAGGCGGTCATCGACGTGCTGAAGAAAAAGGCTTTTGGCGCTCAGGGAAAAGAAGAAGCGATGCCCGCAGAAATGGAGAAAAAAGTATCAGAATATGCCGAAAAGATGACTGAAGCGGCGGCGGATTTTGATGAAACCTTGATGAACAAATATGTGGAAGGACAGGAAATCGAGTTCAAAGAATGTCTTGATGCGGTAAAACAGGGAATTGTTCAGGGGAAGATCGCCCTATGTTTTGCCGGCGACGCCCTGGAACTGATTGGTATCCACAACCTCATCGAGGCGGTGACGACCTTTATGCCGGCTCCCACAGACCTGCCAGAACTTGATGTGGACGGAACAAAAATAAAAAGGAGTGAAGATTCGCCGTTTCTCGGCTATGTCTTCAAAACCACCGTGGAGCCGCATCTCGGTGAAATGTGCTTAATCAAGGTGCTGAGCGGCAAACTCAAGAGCGGCGACGTCGTCAAGAATACCACAAAATCGAGCGATGAAAAAATCAACCAAATCTTTCTTATCAAAGGAAAAGAAAGAAAAGAGACCAATCAGCTCAGCTGCGGGATGATCGGCGGTCTGGTGAAATTAAAAGACAGCCATACAAGTGACACCCTTGCTTCAAGTAAACTTAATGTCGTACTGCCGAAAATAGAATTCCCTCTGCCTTCGATCTCAATGGCGATCGTACCCAAGGCGAAAGGTGATGAGGAAAAAATTTCGAACGGCTTAACCCGCCTCCACGACGAAGACCCAACCTTCTCTTTTGCCTTTGATCCGGAAATAAAACAGCTGATAATCTCTGGAATCGGTGAACTGCATCTCGACATCATCCTCTCCCGCCTCAAGAGAAAATACGGGGTGAGCGTCGATTTGACCAAACCGAAAATTAAGTACCGTGAAACATTTACGAAAAAATCAGAGGCACAGGGTAAATACAAAAAACAGACCGGGGGCCATGGACAATACGGTGACTGTTGGTTGAGGATTGAACCTTTAGAACGGGGTGCCGGTTTTGAATTTGTCAACGCGATTGTCGGCGGTAAAATCCCCTCCCGCTACATCCCTTCGGTTGAAAAGGGTGTGAAAGAAGCACTTCAGCAGGGGTTTCTCGCCGGGTATCCGATAACCGACGTCAAAGTCACCGTGTATGAGGGTTCATACCATCCGGTTGATTCATCGGACATCGCCTTTAAAATAGCCGCCTCTATGGCGATCAAGGCGAATGCCGAAAAAGGCGGTGTGGTCCTGCTCGAACCGATCAGTGAAGTCGAGATTTATGTCCCGGAGACCTATATGGGTGACGTAATGGGCGACCTGAACAGCCGCCGCGGCAAGATAATGGGAATGGAGGGAGAGGGTAAAATCCAGAAGATTAAAGCCCTTGTTCCTGAAGCCGAGATGTATAAATATTCGACGAGCCTGCGTTCCCTCACCCAGGGCAGGGGATATTTTAATATGAAATTCCATCACTATGAAGAGGTGCCCAAGGAGATAACAAAACGCATAATAGAAGAGGCTAAAAAAGAGGAACAATGA
- a CDS encoding V-type ATP synthase subunit K yields the protein MTESFGLAIAIAGGALAAILGGIGSAIGIGYAAQAANGVLSEDPEKFGSLLILVALPGTQGVYGFIGAFMVLQKIGIFGGEIVALSLQQGLQIFFAAMPVAIACIASAIWQGKVCTAGVEMVAKRPTEAAKAMIYGILVEFYAVLGLIVTILAVVQMKI from the coding sequence ATGACAGAATCTTTTGGCTTGGCAATAGCAATTGCAGGTGGTGCACTTGCTGCAATTCTTGGAGGAATTGGTTCAGCAATTGGAATCGGTTACGCAGCTCAAGCAGCCAATGGTGTTTTGAGTGAAGACCCTGAAAAATTCGGTAGCCTGTTGATCCTTGTCGCATTACCCGGTACTCAAGGTGTTTATGGTTTTATCGGAGCCTTTATGGTTCTGCAGAAAATCGGTATCTTCGGCGGAGAAATCGTCGCTCTAAGTCTGCAACAGGGACTCCAGATCTTCTTTGCTGCCATGCCCGTTGCGATCGCCTGCATCGCCTCAGCAATCTGGCAGGGTAAGGTCTGCACTGCAGGAGTGGAGATGGTTGCAAAAAGACCGACAGAAGCGGCGAAGGCGATGATTTATGGAATTCTGGTTGAGTTCTATGCGGTGCTGGGATTAATCGTCACGATTCTCGCCGTGGTTCAAATGAAGATCTAA
- a CDS encoding archease, translating into MARKKFEYLNHTADLGIRVFGSTVEELFINTAQAIFEIQISGKLAIKKEIEIVVEAENLEELLIDWCRELLYNFSVHRFIPMNYDISLQQLKLSARINGDLFDLKRHKIKTDIKNVTYHNLTVKKQKNGYEATIVFDV; encoded by the coding sequence ATGGCGAGGAAAAAATTCGAATATCTCAATCACACGGCCGACCTCGGCATCAGGGTTTTCGGCTCAACCGTAGAAGAACTGTTTATCAACACTGCTCAGGCAATCTTTGAAATCCAGATATCCGGAAAACTGGCGATAAAGAAAGAAATCGAAATAGTAGTTGAAGCCGAAAATCTTGAAGAACTGCTTATCGACTGGTGTCGGGAATTGCTCTATAACTTTTCGGTTCACAGATTTATCCCGATGAATTACGATATTTCACTCCAGCAGTTAAAACTTTCCGCACGGATAAACGGCGACCTCTTTGATTTGAAAAGGCATAAAATAAAAACCGATATCAAAAATGTCACCTACCATAATCTGACAGTAAAAAAGCAGAAAAACGGTTATGAAGCCACGATTGTCTTTGATGTATAA
- a CDS encoding MFS transporter — protein MEAKNKRKTFPGIASFQILAMFRRGLFYSYLSVYLRFFLGLSVTETTFFATFPMILNIVFQTFIWGVLSDRYQKRRTLIIVGEILAALFTVLVWFLHTLPTSKYVAGYIIILGLSFIEIFWSMSNIGWSAIISDLYPEQERTSILGKLSSIGALGRILGVWIGGLAYDGLSRYYEGWGFDKGLLFFIASGIMLLSTIPMFFVPEGGIAEKEKKEGTQQGIKLFVYSKPFLIFLLAMIFINFGRNSIAIIKAQYLVLDQGFNVSSNLLGYIVNMQSAALFIMGILVSKLARRFSDAALLLSGTIIAILNLLGFMLGQTLQIIFFSNFLAGVSEVIILAASYSYASKLIPPEHRGKQFALFNATFFLSWGVAGTLIAGPLVDLLIKSGSTQVFAYRMAFLSSTILVAIGIFILLFAFRIKKQYKNA, from the coding sequence GTGGAAGCAAAGAATAAAAGAAAAACCTTTCCCGGCATAGCATCCTTTCAAATTCTGGCGATGTTCAGACGGGGCCTTTTTTACAGCTATCTCTCTGTGTATCTCAGATTTTTTCTCGGCCTGAGTGTAACCGAAACCACGTTCTTTGCAACCTTTCCGATGATTCTAAATATTGTCTTTCAGACGTTTATCTGGGGCGTGCTCTCTGACCGCTATCAGAAGCGAAGAACGCTCATTATCGTCGGTGAAATCTTAGCGGCGTTATTTACGGTACTGGTCTGGTTCCTGCATACCCTTCCCACGAGTAAATATGTAGCCGGCTACATCATCATTCTCGGGTTGTCCTTTATTGAAATCTTCTGGTCCATGTCAAATATCGGCTGGAGTGCAATCATCTCTGATCTCTATCCAGAACAGGAACGAACCAGTATTCTGGGGAAGCTCTCAAGTATCGGAGCACTCGGAAGAATTCTGGGAGTATGGATCGGCGGGCTCGCCTATGACGGGCTGTCACGATACTATGAAGGATGGGGTTTTGACAAAGGACTTCTCTTCTTCATCGCATCGGGAATAATGCTCCTCTCGACCATACCGATGTTCTTTGTTCCTGAAGGAGGGATTGCTGAAAAAGAGAAAAAAGAAGGAACGCAACAGGGAATCAAACTCTTTGTCTACTCAAAACCATTTCTTATCTTTCTCCTGGCGATGATCTTCATCAACTTCGGAAGAAATTCAATAGCTATCATCAAGGCACAATATCTTGTCCTTGACCAGGGATTTAATGTCTCGAGCAATCTCCTGGGTTATATCGTCAATATGCAATCAGCAGCACTTTTCATTATGGGCATCCTGGTGTCAAAACTCGCCCGCCGCTTCAGTGACGCCGCTCTTCTTTTATCAGGAACGATCATCGCGATATTGAATCTGCTGGGTTTTATGCTCGGACAGACCCTCCAGATAATATTCTTCAGCAATTTCCTCGCCGGCGTCTCAGAAGTAATAATTCTGGCGGCTTCATATTCTTATGCTTCAAAATTGATACCACCTGAGCACCGCGGTAAACAATTTGCCCTCTTCAATGCCACCTTCTTCCTCAGCTGGGGAGTCGCCGGCACCCTTATTGCCGGTCCTTTAGTTGATCTTTTAATAAAATCAGGTTCAACTCAGGTATTTGCATATCGCATGGCTTTTTTATCTTCAACAATACTGGTTGCGATCGGTATATTCATTCTCCTCTTTGCCTTCCGTATTAAAAAACAGTATAAAAACGCTTAA